A genomic segment from Vidua macroura isolate BioBank_ID:100142 chromosome Z, ASM2450914v1, whole genome shotgun sequence encodes:
- the LOC128822365 gene encoding serine/threonine-protein kinase PAK 3-like, whose translation MLMKPNMNSNLVNYLDSYLVDGQRWLVMEYMDGGTLSDVISETYLSEDEMAAISREVSNPTCAAQGLGRIVWETGLRPGVISCAKLCFCVAGMLWFEKLVLVAVQGPPL comes from the exons ATGCTCATGAAGCCAAATATGAATTCCAATCTGGTCAACTATTTAGACAG ctacctTGTGGATGGGCAGCGCTGGCTGGTCATGGAGTACATGGACGGAGGCACTCTGAGCGATGTCATCAGCGAGACCTACCTGTCTGAAGACGAGATGGCAGCCATCAGTCGGGaggtcagcaatcccacctgtgctgcccagggcttgggcaggattgtctgggaaacagggctccgacctggagtgatttcatgtgccaagctttgtttctgtgttgctggtatgctatg GTTCGAAAAATTGGTgttggtggcagtgcagggcccCCCACTGTGA